Part of the Deltaproteobacteria bacterium genome is shown below.
AAGGCACCGGTGTCGTAAAAGTCGCCACTTGGTGCTCCGCATGCACACCGGTGTCGGTGCGCCCCGCGCCGGTGATGCGCACCTTATGCCGGAGCATGGTCGTTAGCGCAGCCTCTAAATGATCTTGGATGCTACCGCCCTGCGGCTGCGTCTGCCAACCGAGAAAAGGCGTTCCGATGTACTGCAAGTCCAGGCGGTACTTCTGGCCTTGCGGTTGTTCGCCGTCGCTCACTTGACGGTCTCAAAGGTGAAGGCGAGACCGATCACATTGCGGCCAAAGGTGAAGGTGCTACCAGCCGGCTGTCCGACGGTACGAATCCACTCCATAAATGGCGACAGATAGACGCCACCGATACCGATATTGCGTAAGGACGCACTAGACTCTTCGTCCAAGGCGTTTAAGAGTATGTTTGCGGCAGCGCCGACGACAATCGCGTTGCGCCAGCCCGTATTAGTGAGCGTCCGGTCATTCGACACCGTCACCGCACTGAGATCAGGCGGCATCGGCGTCATGCCGCCACGAAGTCCCGTCAGACGGGTCGACGTGGTGGTGCCGCCAGTAGTGGTGGTCGACGTGCCCGTTGAGGTGGTGGTTGTCGTCGTGCCCGTGGTTGAGGTGGCCGCTTGTTTTTGATTCCGCGTCTCTTGAAAGTACAGGCGCTCCCATCCAGCCCAGCCGTCGATCACCAGCCATTTTTTCGGAAACGGCGTTATCTCCATGGTGAATAACGCCTGCAACGGTATGAGTAGCAAGGTCGTCGGACCGTTTTGATCGCGGGATACATCCGCTGCAGAAAGTCCACCTAGATCAGACGCCTGACTGTTTGAAACCAGCGCGGCGTTACCGTCATCGGAGTAGTAGCCAAACCTGAGACCCACCCCCATGGTGGCGAACCAATCCCAAGCAAACCAATCCATCCCGATTTGGGGATAATCTTTAGCCTTACCGTAGAGCGAGTCATAATGTTTGATCTGATCGCGAAACGTAGGGCGGGCATACATCAGCCTAACTCGGTAGCTCCCAAAGACGATGTCGCTCCGCCGCGGATTAAACCTGGACAACTTAGAGCTCTCGGCTTTTTGCACTGGAGCCGGAGCTGATTCCACGACAGGTGCGGGAGCAGGCTCAGCGGCAGGTGTGGCGACGGACTCAGGGGACACTTCGGGTTCGGCCGCGGTCACTGGCTCGGTCGAAGGCGCAGACTCCGCTGTAGCCTCAGTTTGAGCCACAACGGGCGTAGTCGCTCCCATCATGACAGCCGTGGCAACAGCGACCGACGCAGCACTGCGGAGCATCCATGCCCATTCCCGCATAACTAACTCCTACCCCGGAGATTGAGTTGTCATTCACCTTTAAGCTGGCGCTCCAACGAGTGCCCCAAGTATCTGCACGGCGTTTGTCGCTGCACCCTTCTTCAGGTTATCAGCGACGTTCCAGAATTGCAGCCACGTTGAACTGCTATGTCCATGCTGTAGCCTCACCCGGCTTACAAACACACGACCATCGCCAGTGACCTTACGCGGAGTTGGTTGGGCGGCATGGTCGTCGATCTCGTTCAAGACGATACCTGGTGCCCGTCTAAAGGCCGCCAACGCTTCCTCACGGGTGATAGCCTTCTTGAGTTTCACCGTCACCATTTCGCCGTGGCAATGGAAGGTCGGCACGCGCACCGTCGAAGCCAGGACGTCAAGACTTGGAAGCTCCATAATCTTCCGCGTCTCCTGGACCATTTTCACTTCTTCGTAACAGTGGCCAGCACTGTCGTAGACGTCGATCCCTGGCAGTAAGTTGAAAGCAATCGGCTGCGCGTAAGCTTTGGGCTCGACCTCTTGAAACTTCATCTTGGCTTCAAGTTGCGCCGCCAGCTCGGCGATCCCTTTTTGTCCCGTACCAGAGACCGACTGATAGGTGGCCACCTGCACTAAGTCGAGACCAAAAAGATCGGCTAGCGGCTTGAGAGCAACCACCATCTGGATCGTTGAGCAATTCGGGTTAGCGATAATTTGTGGCTTAGCATCACGCTTGAGGAGATGGCCATTGACCTCAGGTACAACTAGCGCACTGTGAGGATCCATGCGCCACGCACTGCTGTTATCGATCACGATCGAGCCTTGTGCGACTAGCGCCTTGCTGTGCTCTTTCGAAAACGACCCGCCGGCGCTCATCAGCACGTAGGGAATACCCTGCAGGGCTTCGGTAGTAAAAGCTTCCACCTCTAGGGTGCGACCACGAAACGTTACTTTCGCACCCTTAGACCGCGGCGAGGCAAACAAGCGTACATTGATATCTTTGATGTTGGACTCTTCGAGGTCGCGAATCATCTCGCGACCTACAGCGCCAGTTGCGCCGACTACAGCTACGTTCACGGAAATTTAGCTCCTTCTGTATCGTCAGAATAATCGTGATCGGGTTCGATGATGGAGTGATCTTCGAGGGGAGTGAAGATCTCGTCGTCCTCGGTGAGCTTTTTCCAGCCCAGAGCCCATTCGACAGGACCACTAAGAGCATAAAATGCGGCAAAAAGAAAGCCGAGAGCCTCAGGCTGATAGGCCAAAAGTGTAATCACAAAGATCGACACAGCCAAAACCCGGAACGGTTTGACACCCTTGACCTTCAGCACTTTATGGCTGCGGTACACAATGTTGCTCACCATGGCAAACGACAGGAGGGGAGCAACAGTCAGTAAAAACGCCGCCTTAAATCCAGCCGCCGGGACATATTGGTTATAAAGTCCGCCCAGCCAAGTCGTTGGATCGGTACCAAGCTCATTGGTGACCAAGATAAAGGTCGCGACGACAAAGGCCGCCATGGGGATCGGTAAACCCGTGAAGTCCCCGGCCGCCTTACCGATCGAACTCTGCACGTTGAACCGTGCCAGGCGAAGGGCACCACAGGCCATAAAGAGAAAACATATGAGCCAGCCCACGCGACCAAAATTGCTCAGGCTGTATTGATGCATCATGATGGCCGGAGCGCAGCCAAAAGACACGAGGTCGCAAAGTGAGTCGAACTGGACGCCAAACTCGCTAGTCCCCTTAGTGAGACGAGCAACACGCCCATCCAAAACGTCAAACACCGCCGCGAGCAAAATGGCGGCACCGGCAGGAGCCCACTCGCCGACCAGAGATTTATTGATGGCAAAAAAGCCCCAGAACAAGTTCCCTGCAGTGAGTAGGTTGGGGAGTATGTAAACCGCACCACCGAGTTTAGGCCGTTTCACTGCGATCACTCCTTAGCTGATGAGCTATTAGTCGGGGCTAAAAGTTTTTCCTCC
Proteins encoded:
- a CDS encoding aspartate-semialdehyde dehydrogenase — its product is MIRDLEESNIKDINVRLFASPRSKGAKVTFRGRTLEVEAFTTEALQGIPYVLMSAGGSFSKEHSKALVAQGSIVIDNSSAWRMDPHSALVVPEVNGHLLKRDAKPQIIANPNCSTIQMVVALKPLADLFGLDLVQVATYQSVSGTGQKGIAELAAQLEAKMKFQEVEPKAYAQPIAFNLLPGIDVYDSAGHCYEEVKMVQETRKIMELPSLDVLASTVRVPTFHCHGEMVTVKLKKAITREEALAAFRRAPGIVLNEIDDHAAQPTPRKVTGDGRVFVSRVRLQHGHSSSTWLQFWNVADNLKKGAATNAVQILGALVGAPA
- the pssA gene encoding CDP-diacylglycerol--serine O-phosphatidyltransferase, with the protein product MIAVKRPKLGGAVYILPNLLTAGNLFWGFFAINKSLVGEWAPAGAAILLAAVFDVLDGRVARLTKGTSEFGVQFDSLCDLVSFGCAPAIMMHQYSLSNFGRVGWLICFLFMACGALRLARFNVQSSIGKAAGDFTGLPIPMAAFVVATFILVTNELGTDPTTWLGGLYNQYVPAAGFKAAFLLTVAPLLSFAMVSNIVYRSHKVLKVKGVKPFRVLAVSIFVITLLAYQPEALGFLFAAFYALSGPVEWALGWKKLTEDDEIFTPLEDHSIIEPDHDYSDDTEGAKFP